A DNA window from Hydra vulgaris chromosome 13, alternate assembly HydraT2T_AEP contains the following coding sequences:
- the LOC136089949 gene encoding zinc finger MYM-type protein 1-like → MKKVKSGAAKRREAAAAREVITKYPKLTQFLKPAVQADGESVAITETNNDVTANAENDSVSCFGLSAEGDSNMAICECIPTATTLPLLFLSDDPSDWPENVSDAQRCDIVERGVKQIEIDFPHNQERRRFSVTYYKRQMKNGETIVRSWLVYSMKSNKVFCFCCKLFGISDSPFRQGMNTWEGLSKKLNDHETGSTHLRCFEQWMTLRKGIMNQTTIDEHQYKLLQKERKFWRAVLERLLDITLFLSARNLGFRGSQEVIGSKNNGNFLGLFELMAKYDSVLDELLRRIQKNETNEHYLSNDTQNELIELLAKEIEAENLSKVKKAKYFSIILDCTPDVSHKEQMSIILRSVVCIPGTGINISENFFGYLKVDDTTGKGLLDAFLDQTKKWELNILDCRGQSYDNGANMKGKAKGVQARLLQMNPKALYVPCANHSLNLVIVDGAKSSNSAITFFGVLSRLYTLFSSSPARWHILKSCIPISVKPQSDTRWESRINCVKPLRYHLKEILEALEKLEVYALEKRDGATATEVCSLMEYMMTWPFILSIVIWYDVLYQINKSSKLLQSSTTSLDVLDSEIKATYTFLQQYRETGFSDAHMKASEIAEVLDIAKIFPEVRSRQKKMIHSYECADEAHTIQLEQKFKVDFFLPLLDMSMGSVKERFEQVSSITELYDFLYRSENLIQICKENSLSLYCKNLQAKLGDIDSDDLEMELKRFVIVVQEKESTHMKSAHDFLNYIYKEELQETYPNLAIVLRIILTSPVTVASAERSFSKLKLIKTFHRSTMVDDRLSSLAMLSIENDVARKLNYEEIINKCHSLYHKHLFGAYDTATKEGLLIPVAQPDVATLLPIIIQWIRSGTEIWSDMWAAYRGLVTQGFQHDTATHTSHFDDPATNVTTKRFYLIHNLRLFIANLLMTFSTSIGNSV, encoded by the exons ATGAAGAAAGTGAAAAGTGGTGCAGCTAAGAGAAGAGAAGCAGCTGCAGCCAGGGAAGTAATAACTAAGTACCCCAAACTTACACAATTTTTGAAACCAGCAGTTCAAGCTGATGGTGAATCAGTAGCAATAACAGAAACCAATAATGATGTTACAGCCAATGCAGAAAATGATTCTGTTTCTTGTTTTGGTTTGTCTGCTGAAGGAGACTCTAATATGGCAATCTGTGAGTGTATACCAACTGCCACAACACTGCCACTTCTTTTTCTCAGTGATGATCCTTCTGATTGGCCAGAAAATGTTTCTGATGCACAGAGGTGTGACATTGTTGAACGTGGTGTAAAGCAAATTGAGATAGATTTTCCACACAATCAAGAAAGACGACGATTTTCAGTGACTTATTATAAACGACAGATGAAGAATGGAGAAACTATTGTACGGTCATGGCTTGTGTATTCTATGaaaagtaataaagttttttgcttCTGTTGCAAACTTTTTGGTATATCAGATTCACCATTCCGACAAGGGATGAACACATGGGAAGGTTTATCCAAAAAATTGAATGATCATGAAACAGGAAGTACACATCTCAGGTGCTTTGAACAGTGGATGACATTACGAAAAg GCATAATGAATCAAACAACCATTGATGAGCATCAATACAAGTTGCTTCAAAAAGAGCGAAAATTTTGGAGAGCAGTATTGGAACGATTACTAGACATCACTCTATTTCTTTCTGCGAGGAATCTTGGATTCCGTGGTTCACAAGAGGTCATTGGTTCCAAGAACAATGGAAACTTTCTTGGGTTGTTTGAATTGATGGCGAAGTATGATAGTGTGCTCGATGAACTTTTACGTCGGATTCAGAAGAATGAAACTAATGAACATTATTTGAGCAATGATACCCAGAATGAGTTGATTGAATTGTTAGCCAAGGAGATTGAAGCCGAAAACCTTTCCAAAGTAAAGAAAGCgaaatatttttccattattttggATTGTACGCCAGACGTTTCACATAAAGAACAAATGAGCATAATCCTACGATCAGTAGTTTGCATTCCTGGGACAGGTATCAACATTTCTGAAAATTTCTTTGGATATCTCAAGGTAGATGATACCACTGGAAAAGGGCTTTTGGATGCCTTTCTAGATCAGACAAAAAAGTGGGAATTAAATATTCTTGACTGTCGAGGCCAATCCTATGATAACGGTGCTAACATGAAAGGAAAGGCAAAGGGTGTTCAAGCTAGGCTTCTTCAAATGAATCCCAAAGCTCTATATGTTCCGTGTGCAAACCATTCACTTAATCTAGTCATTGTTGACGGTGCAAAGTCATCCAACAGTGCAATTACTTTTTTCGGAGTTCTTTCAAGATTGTATACACTCTTTTCATCATCTCCTGCTCGATGGCATATTTTAAAGTCATGTATACCCATTTCTGTCAAGCCTCAATCCGATACCAGATGGGAAAGTAGAATAAACTGTGTGAAACCTCTTCGCTATCACCTGAAAGAGATATTAGAGGCATTAGAAAAATTGGAAGTGTATGCTCTAGAGAAGAGAGATGGCGCAACAGCTACAGAAGTATGTTCGCTGATGGAATATATGATGACATGGCCATTCATATTGTCAATCGTTATTTGGTATGACGTTTTATACCAAATTAACAAATCAAGTAAGCTTCTGCAGTCCTCTACAACTTCCCTTGATGTCTTGGATAGTGAAATAAAGGCCACATATACATTTCTTCAGCAATATCGTGAAACTGGATTTTCAGACGCACACATGAAAGCATCAGAAATCGCAGAAGTGTTGGACATTGCAAAAATTTTTCCAGAAGTGCGTTCCCGACAAAAAAAGATGATTCATTCATACGAGTGTGCCGATGAAGCTCACACCATCCAATTAGAACAGAAGTTTAAAGTTGATTTCTTTTTACCACTCCTTGATATGTCAATGGGATCAGTAAAGGAGCGTTTTGAACAAGTCAGTAGTATCACAGAGCTCTATGACTTCCTATACCGTTCTGAGAATCTTATTCAAATCTGTAAAGAAAATTCTTTGTctttatattgcaaaaatttgcAAGCAAAGCTTGGCGATATAGATTCGGATGATCTGGAAATGGAATTAAAACGATTTGTCATAGTGGTACAGGAGAAAGAAAGTACTCACATGAAATCTGCACATGATTTTcttaattacatttataaagaaGAGCTGCAAGAAACTTATCCAAATCTTGCCATTGTGTTACGCATAATCCTTACCTCACCAGTAACTGTCGCAAGTGCTGAACGTAGCTTCAGCAAGCTAAAATTGATTAAGACTTTTCATAG GTCAACAATGGTTGATGACCGCTTGTCTTCTCTGGCGATGCTGTCAATTGAGAACGATGTggcaagaaaattaaattatgagGAGATAATCAACAAATGCCAC TCGCTGTATCATAAGCACCTTTTTGGTGCCTATGATACAGCGACTAAAGAAGGGTTACTCATTCCTGTAGCGCAACCCGATGTAGCAACCTTATTACCCATCATTATACAATGGATTCGTTCTGGAACTGAAATATGGAGCGATATGTGGGCAGCATACCGAGGTTTAGTAACACAAGGTTTTCAACATGATACGGCAACCCATACTTCACACTTTGATGATCCCGCAACAAATGTTACAACAAAAAGG ttttatttaatacacAACCTACGATTATTTATAGCAAACTTGTTAATGACTTTTTCAACATCTATAGGTAACTCTGTGTGA